CTTCAAGAGGCTTACCGCTAACTAGATATCCAGTGGTATATGAACGTATTGTGCGTCTTATCACGTCAATATTTACTGCTTCGGCCAGCTTTTCTAATGCAAGTAGCGAATTCGTATACTTCTTATATAGCGCGACGTAAAACTTTGAAATTTTCGTAAATTCCTTCATGATACTGGATAATTGTTTATCATTGCTAAGCTCTGCTAGGGCTTCGTGGGGTGCTATGTGGCCACCGCTATGGGCTAGTGCGTAAAGTAGAAAGAGTGGTAGTTCGGCCGTGGCTCTATCAGCGTCTATTCTCAATTTTTGCTCCAGCAGTGTCATGCAACCACCTCTGGCTAGCGTCATGAATGTTTTTGATAGTGTAAATTGTGGCTAGCATCTTCGAACTATAGTACTTGTATATGTTGTAAGAAACTCTGAAAAGCTGCACGTGTAGCAACTTTCTATGAGCTTTACAAGCTCTTCAAGCTCAGCAGCTAAGCTATCTAGGCTTAATCCTCTTGTCTTAGCTATGAGCTTTAACCTGTAGCTCCTTGCTAGGAGTTCGTCAAGGCTCTCTGGGCTGTGTGTATCACTGCTGCTATTCCACGTGAAGAGTTTCTCTATTTCTATTCCCGAGGCAGCTGGCTTTATCTCGACTATCTCTACTACTCGTCTTGCTTCAACACCGCTTGGGAGTCTAACCCTATGGACAACAACTATGTTCCACAAGAGCTGCAGGAATCCGTCATCAATGCTTATAGGTCTAGCTCTGAGCCTATAAATGGCAGACTCAACAGTATCGGCGTGAAAGGTAGAAAGTGCAGCATGGCCGCTTCCTGCTGCGTGAATGAACACTCTAGCTTCTTCGCCACGTATCTCTCCTATAACGAAGTAGTCGGGGCGTCTTCTAAGTGCAAACTTTGACAATTTATACATGTCTATGTCTTCGCCTTCAAGGCTGCTGTAGGCATAGCGTGTTACTAGACTATCCCAGTGGGGATGGTGTGCAAGGTTAAGTTCAGGTGTATCTTCAATAGTTACAACGCGATAGTATGGCGGTATTAGAAGCAATAATGCTTGCAACAATGTTGTCTTACCTGAAGCCGTTGGCCCTATGACCAATATTGCTGGTTTGTGAAGCAGTAAGTACCACAAGTAGGCAGCAGCGAGTGGCGAGAGGAATCGTGTCCTAACAAGGTGTGGTAGAGGAATAGGCTCCTCCCTATGCTTGCGGATAACTATTGAGGAGCCATGCCTACTAATCTCTCTTGAGAAGGTTGCAGCTACACGGTGACCTCCTGGAATTAGTGCTTCAAGGTATGGATGTGCGAAGCTTACATCGCGTTCAGCAAGACGTGCTAGCTGGATAACGAGGCTGTCGAGAACACTGCTGCTGAGTCTAATATTTGTGTTAATCCAACCTATAGGTAGATCCCGATGAACTATTGCTACGGGTTTATCCGGTGCATTAACAGCTATCTCCTCTATATTACTATCGAGTATGAGAGGGTATAGTGGACCATAGCCGCTAAGACCTTTACGCACATAGTAGCTCATTGCGATGTAGTTAGCTCTAACTTCTTCATAGTTTATACCGTATTTTTCGGTAAGCTCCTTTAACTCATCAAAGCTTGTAGGTAGACCGTCAAGGCCTTCAGCTATTATAGCCTCCAATAACGCAACAATAGTCTTGAGGGTCGATGGAAAAGATGTATCTGGCTCAATGGTGAGTGGTGGCTCTGAAACGCAGTATTCAACATTCCCCGACTTAATTCCTATAACAACTCTTACAGCTCCGTGCACGTCGTATTCATTAATAATCTTCTCAAACCTTGCATCACAGATCACAGGCTTTATCATATCAGCTAGAATGGGGTCAATACTGGTTGCAGTTTCTCTGCTAATCCTCCTCAAGGCTGTAATGCCTCCAATGGTCCCCATTAGCGAGTAGTCATCTATCTTGCAGTCGTTACGAGCACAGCATGGCGGTTACGGCAATGAGTGAAAAAAATTATCAAGATGTGGTAACGTGTAATTTCGGGCGCTAGCTTACCTCTATGGGCTCTGTTGTGTATAGCTTGCCGCCGGCTTGGTACATTAGTACCAGTACTACGGGCCAGTCGCACAGATTCTGGTCAACAGGTATCTCTATGAGCTTTTTCTCGCCGCCTTGCACAGTTATGGGTGTTGTCAGGTTGTGTGTGAATGTGTAGCCGTTCATGCAGCTAACCTTTGATGCTTGCACGGTGATCGGTGTCGTCCCTGCATTATCTACCGTTACATATATTGTGGCGGTTTCGGGGACGTACTCTGCTATCGAGTATGCCACCGGTTTGTCGGCCATAGTGTTTACTGTGTTTAGGAAGTACTGATACACTATGAGGCCAGCTGCTATGCTGGCCATCAAGAGTATCACGGCCGAGACTATTGGAGAGACTGCTCTCACGACTCTCACCCACCCGAACGCTTGTCTCCATAGCTATGCTATACGGAGTGGTAACATTCTACATTAGTTAGTGGAAAGGCATTTATTCAGCGAAGCTGTTTCGGCGGCTTATTCTTGAAATCCTATAAGGGAAGCTTAGCCTAACGAGGATTGAGGGGTTAAAGTGCCGCCGAAAAGGCAGCGGGCAGCTGTACAGGAAAGCTTCCGTAGCATGACACCTTCGCAGTTCTTCTATGAATACAAGGAGGTAGCTGGATTTGGCAGCCCTGCACGTGCACTCTACCAGACAGTACGCGAGCTAGTAGAGAACGCACTCGATGCAACAGACGTTCATGGAATACTGCCAGACATAACAATTGTCATTGAACGTGTCAATGAAAATTCCAACTACTATCGTATAACGGTTGAGGATAATGGTATAGGTATACAGCCCCAGTATGTCCCATATGCGTTTGGCCAAGTACTCTATAGCTCGAAGTATAAGCTACGCCAGGCTAGGGGCCGTTTCGGCCTCGGCGCAAAAATGGCTATACTATACGGGCAGATAAGGACTGGCAGACCCGTCGAAGTCTATACAGCTCCA
This DNA window, taken from Hyperthermus butylicus DSM 5456, encodes the following:
- a CDS encoding type II/IV secretion system ATPase subunit, with protein sequence MRRISRETATSIDPILADMIKPVICDARFEKIINEYDVHGAVRVVIGIKSGNVEYCVSEPPLTIEPDTSFPSTLKTIVALLEAIIAEGLDGLPTSFDELKELTEKYGINYEEVRANYIAMSYYVRKGLSGYGPLYPLILDSNIEEIAVNAPDKPVAIVHRDLPIGWINTNIRLSSSVLDSLVIQLARLAERDVSFAHPYLEALIPGGHRVAATFSREISRHGSSIVIRKHREEPIPLPHLVRTRFLSPLAAAYLWYLLLHKPAILVIGPTASGKTTLLQALLLLIPPYYRVVTIEDTPELNLAHHPHWDSLVTRYAYSSLEGEDIDMYKLSKFALRRRPDYFVIGEIRGEEARVFIHAAGSGHAALSTFHADTVESAIYRLRARPISIDDGFLQLLWNIVVVHRVRLPSGVEARRVVEIVEIKPAASGIEIEKLFTWNSSSDTHSPESLDELLARSYRLKLIAKTRGLSLDSLAAELEELVKLIESCYTCSFSEFLTTYTSTIVRRC